The region CCACGATGGGCCGTACGTACGATCTCTTCGTCTTGAGCGATTGCGAGTCGCCTGGCAACAGAATGTCGAAAACCGCGGTTCCGGTAAACATCGTGACGAAGGATACCCGCTGTATGTGACACATGATCAAGGGGTTTACGCCCGCAGGCGTAAACCCCTTGATCAGTTAGACCCTACCGTCAGCTGCGGGGCTTCTCCCGCATCTCGAAGGTCTCGATGACGTCACCGACCTGGACATTGTTGTAACTACCCAGGGTCAGACCGCACTCGAAGCCCTCGCGGACCTCGGTGGCGTCGTCCTTGAACCGCTTGAGCGAGCTGATCGTGAGGTTGTCCGCCACGACCGCCCCGTCGCGCAGCAGCCGCGCCTTGGCGTTGCGGCGGATGACGCCGGACCGCACGATACATCCGGAGATGTTGCCGATCTTGGACGAGCGGAAGACGTCGCGGATTTCCGCGCTGCCCAGCCCGACCTCCTCGTACTCCGGCTTGAGCAGGCCCTTGAGCGCCGCGTCGATCTCCTCGATGGCCTGGTAGATAACGGTGTAGTACCGGATCTCCACGCCCTCGCGGTCGGCCATCTCGCGGACCTTGTTGGAGGCCCGCACGTTGAAGCCGATGATCGTGACGGCCTCGGTGGACGCGCTCGCCAGGTTGACGTCGCTCTCGGTGATCGCGCCGACGCCCCGGTGGATGATCCTGAGCTGGACCTCCTCCGGAATGTCGATCTTGAACAGCGCGTCCTCGAGCGCCTCGACCGAACCCGAACCGTCGCCCTTGAGCACCAGGTTGAGCGAGGTCTTCTCGCCCTCCTTGAGCTGCTCCATGAGCGTCTCCAGGGTCGCCCGACCCCGCGAGTTGGCGAAGCTCGCCGCCCGCCGCCGGGCCTGACGCTGCTCGGCGATCTGCCGCACGGTCCGGTCGTCCTCGGCCGCGAGGAACGTGTCCCCCGCGCCCGGCACGGCGGTCAGACCGAGCACCATCACCGGGCGGGACGGACCCGCCTCAGCGACCGGATTGCCGTTCTCGTCGAGCATGGCCCGCACCCGACCGTGCGCCCCACCGGCGACGATCGAGTCACCTGCCCGCAGCGTGCCCTTCTGGACCAGCACCGTCGCCACCGCACCGCGACCCTTGTCCAGGTGCGCCTCGATGGCCACACCCTGAGCCGGGCCGTCGATCGGAGCGGTCAGCTCCAACGACGCGTCGGCGGTCAGCAACACCGCTTCGAGCAGTTCGTCGATGCCGATACCCGGCTTCGCCGCCACGTTGACGAACATGGTCTCGCCGCCGTACTCCTCGGCGACCAGGCCGTACTCGGTCAGCTGCTGGCGGACCTTGTCCGGGTTGGCCTCCGGCTTGTCGACCTTGTTGACCGCCACCACGATCGGCACGTCGGCCGCCTTGGCGTGGTTGAGCGCCTCGATCGTCTGCGGCATGACGCCGTCGTCGGCGGCGACCACCAGCACCACGATGTCGGTGACCTGGGCACCACGGGCACGCATGGCGGTGAACGCCTCGTGACCCGGGGTGTCGATGAAGGTCACCGCGCGGTCGATGCCCTCGTGCGGCACGTGCACCTGGTAGGCACCGATGTGCTGGGTGATGCCACCTGCCTCGCCGGCCACGACGTTCGCCTTGCGGATCGCGTCGAGCAGCTTGGTCTTACCGTGGTCGACGTGACCCATGACGGTCACTACCGGCGCACGGCTGACCAGGCGGTCCTCGGCGACCTCGGCGTCGAGGTCGATGTTGAACTGCGCGAGCAGCTCGCGGTCCTCGTCCTCCGGGCTGACGATCTGCACGTCGAAACCGAGGTGCTCACCCAGCAGCAGCAGGGTGTCGTCGGAGCACGACTGGGTCGCTGTGACCATCTCGCCCAGGTTGAACATCTCCTGGACCAGCGAACCCGGGTTGGCGTTGATCTTGTCAGCGAAGTCCGACAGCGAAGCACCGCGCGACAACCGTACGACCTGACCCTGACCCCGGGGGGCACCCGAGCTCATGGTCGGCGCGGACAGGTTGTCGAATTCTTGTCTGCGCTGCTTCTTGGACTTGCGACCGCGGGCCGGCTTGCCACCCGGACGCCCGAAGGCACCCGCGGCACCGCCGCCGCGACCACGGCCACCGCCACCGGGACGACCGGCACCGCCGGCACCCGCGCCGGCCGGCGCGCCACCACCGGGGCCGCCACGGTAGCCACCGCCACCGCCGGCACCACCAGGACCGCCACGGTAGCCACCGCCACCGCCAGCACCACCAGGACCGCCACGGTAGCCACCGCCACCGCCGCCACCACCAGGACCGCCACGGTAGCCACCGCCACCGCCGCCACCACCAGGACGACCGGCGCCACCGCCACCGGGGCGACCCGTACCGGCACCGGGGCCGCCAGGACGACCGGGGCGCTGGCTCGGCATCGACGCCGGGCTGGGCCGCGGCGGCATGGACGCCGGGCTGGGCCGCGGCGGCATGGACGCCGGGTTGGGACGGGGACCGCCGGACGCTGCCGGACGCTGACCGCCCGGGGTGATACCGAACGGGTTGTTTCCACCGCTACGCGCCGGCGGCCGACCGCCGGAACGACCCGGGCCAGGCGTGGGCGCACCCGGGGTGCCCGGGCGGGGGGCCGCAGCCGGCGAACCCGGACGCGGCGGGATGGCACCCGGACCCGGCTTCGGCCGAGACGTGCCGTCGGCCGGCGGTTCCCGACGGACGGTGTCCCGCTGCCGGGCGGCCTGGGCGGCCTTCACGGCTGCTTCCTGCTCAGCCTTGAGAGCTGCGGCACGCGCCTCGGCGGCCGCCACCTCGATGTCGTGCGCGCTCGCCGGCTTGGCCGGAGCGGCAGTTCCCGACGGCGGGCCGGGAACCGGGCCCTTGGGCTTGGCCGGGGGCGGACCGGGCCGACGCGGCGGCCCGGGCTTGGCGGAGATCCTCGGCTCGCCGGGGCTCGGCGGCGGAGGCGTCGGGGTGGTCGCCGGAGCCGCCGCCGGTGGGGCGGTCGGCGCCGGGGAACCTGAACCCGACGACGCGACGAACGCACCACGCAGCCGACGGGCGACCGGCGCCTCGACGGTGCTGGATGCGGACTTCACGAACTCGCCCATTTCCTTCAACTTGGCGAGAACGGTCTTACTTTCGACCCCGAGCTCTTTTGCCAGCTCGTGTACGCGGGCCTTGCCTGCCACTGCACTCCTCACTCCGAGGTCGTGCGGGCAGCACCCGCAGCGACCTCACTCGTGCACTTGAAGCCTGATCATTTCTGGGACTTCATCGTGTGCTCATGTCGGTCGTCCTACCTTGCTTGCTGTGCGACCCTCGCCCGGTCGGATGATCGGGCGTAGTGGCTAACGCGTCGATATGCCTGGTCAGCTCACCCATGTCAGGAACACCGGTGATCCGCAACGCCCGCCCGAAGGCTCGACGCCGCTGTGCCAACGCGAGGCAAGCCGGCTCGGGATGCAGATGTGCTCCCCGACCCGACAGTCTGCGGGCCGGATCGGGTCGAAGGCTGTAACCAGCCCCATCGCTGACCGCGACGATCCGCAGCAACTCATGAGCCGGCGCGCGTCGCCGGCATCCCACACAGGTGCGCACCGGCCACGCACGTCGTACCACTGGCAAAGTCTACCCCTAGCCGGCCGAGATCGCTCCGCCCGGTTCAGGAACGTGATCAGCACCGCCCCGGGAAGCGTTCGGCACCGAACCGGCAGTCTGCTCGACATCGGGTCGAATGTCGATTCGCCAGCCGGTCAGCCGGGCCGCGAGCCGTGCGTTCTGCCCCTCTCGGCCGATGGCCAGGGAGAGCTGGAAATCGGGCACCGTGACCCGAGCGGTACGACTCGCCGCGTCGACCACCTCGACCCGCAGCGCCTTGGCCGGCGACAGTGCGTTGCCGACGAAGTTGGCCGGATCCTCCGACCAGTCGATGATGTCGATCTTCTCGCCGTGCAGTTCGCTCATCACCGCCCGCACCCGCTGACCCATCGGCCCGATACAGGCACCCTTGGCGTTGACACCGGGGACCGTCGAGCGTACCGCGATCTTGGTCCGATGGCCGGCCTCGCGGGCGATCGCGGCGATCTCGACAGTACCGTCTGCGATCTCCGGCACCTCCAGCGCGAAGAGCTTCTTCACCAGGTTGGGGTGGGTACGCGACAGGGTGATCTGCGGTCCCCGCAGCCCCTTCGCCACGTGCACCACCACGCACCGGATGCGCTCACCGTGCTCGTACCGCTCGCCGGGCACCTGCTCGGACTGGGGCAGCACCGCCTCGACCTTGCCCAGGTCGACGCTGACGATGCCCTTCTCGGCCCGCGCCTCGTGCGCCTGCACCACGCCGGTGACCAGGTCACCGTCCCGGCCGACGTACTCGCCGAAGTGCACCTCGTCGGTGGCCTCCCGCAACCGCTGGAGGATCACCTGCTTGGCGGTCATGGCGGCAATCCGACCGAAGTCGTGCGGGGTGTCGTCCACCTCGCGTACGACCGTGCCCTCCTCGTCGACCTCCTGGGCGTAGACGAGCGCCACCCCGGTCTTACGGTCGATCTCCACCCGGGCGTGCGCCTGCGCGCCCTCGGTGTGCCGGTACGCGGTCAACAACGCGGACTCGATCGCCGCGAGGATCGTGTCGAGCGGGATCTCCCGCTCACGCTCCAGTGCGCGCAGCGCCGCGAGGTCGATGTTCACCTCTCCTCGCCCTCCACATCTTCGTCGTCGTCGAAGTCGTCGAACTCGTCCAGATCCTCGTCAGCCACGGTGTCCAAGCGGCTGAACTCCACCTGCACCCGCCCGGGCCCAAGATCCGGATAGGTCCATTCATCCTGTTGGCCGTCCAGGTCGAACACGACCCGGTCGTCATCGGCCGCGATCACCCGGGCGGTGATCTGCCGGTCCGTCGATGGCTGGTCCGCAGCACGCTGCCCGGGCACGCCGCCCGCGCCGCGCGCGGTGACCTTCACCAGGCGACCGACATTGCGCCGCCAGTGCCGGGGCAGGGTCAGCGGCCGGTCCACCCCGGGAGAGCTGACCTCCAGCTGGTATTCCCCGGCGACCAGGTCACCACCGGTCTCCTCGGCGGTGTCGAGGGCGGCGGAGACCGCGCGGGACACCTCGGCCACCGCGTCGAGACTCACCCCACCATCGCCGTCGACGATCACCCGTACGACGTGCCGGCGCCCGGCCCGGGTCACCGACACGTCCTCCAGGTCGTAACCGGCGGCGTTCACCACCGGCTCGATCACGGCGCGCAACCGGGCCCGGCGCGCGCCCAGGTCGGACCGGGGACGCCCGCCAGCGCGCGGGCCAGCCGCCGGACGGGCGGCAGCACGACCACGCTGCGTCATTTCCGCACCCCTCTTCACGATCCTCGGCACCCTGACCGGGCAGCCCATGCCAGCACGCCACCGGACCCAACCAATGTCCGGCGGCTTGCGCAGAGCGTAACGCGCTGGACGGAAGAGGTAGCGGCCGGCGCACCGACGCCCCGGGGACGCGCGGGGCCGACTGTCGCCCGACGCCCCGCACGGATGGTGTTGACTTGTCCGGTGCGAAGCGCAGACACGGTGAAGAATCGCGACTTGCGGGAACGATCCGGACCTTCGATCCTGCGATCCCGACGTTCGGTCCTGCGGGTGGCGGGCCTGCTGACACTGGCAGCGGCCACCGGTCCGTTGGCCGCCTGCGGGCTCTTCGACGACTCGGAGCCGGAGCCCGACCCGCTCGCCCCCCTACTCGCCGGGGCACTCGACCTGGCCGCCCTGTACGAAGCCGCGGTCGCCGCCGATCCGACGCTCGCCGACCGGCTCACCCCGATCGCTCAGGCACACCGCGCGCACGCCGAGGAGTTGGCCCGAGTGACTCGGGTCACCCTGCCCAACAGCACGCCGACCGCCGGCCCGACGCTGCCGACCGGTGACCGTAAGAGCATGCTCACCGCCCTACGGAGCGCCGAACAACAGGGGCAGGCCGCCGCCACCACGGCCTGCCTCTCCACACCGGCACACCGGGCCGCGCTCGTCGGCAGCATCGCCGCTGCCCGCGCCACCCATCTGGAACTGTTGTGACGACCGCACGAACTGTGACAACCGTACGAAGTGTGGTGACCGTACGAACTGTGGTGACGACCGCACGAGCCAGGGGGAACGGGACCGCGTCATGAACCAGCAACTCGCCACGGCACTCGCCGCCGAACACGCGGCGATCTTCGCGTACGGGGCGATCGGCGTACGCCTGTCCGGAGCGGCCCGGCGGGAGGCCCGGGCGGCGGAGACGGCGCACCGCAACCGTCGGGACACCCTGGTGACGCTGCTCACCCGGGAAGGGGCCACCCCGCCAGCACCGGAACCGGCGTACACCCTGCCGTTCCCGGTGACCGACCGGGCCAGCGCGCTGCGACTCGCGATCACGGTCGAGGAACGGACGGCCGCCGCCTGGCGGGCCGCTCTGCCGACGACCACCGACACGGAACGGGCCGAGGCGTTGACCGGCCTCACCGACTGCGCGGTTCGGGCCACCCGGTTCCGGAAGCAGGCGGGCGTCACCCCGGCCACCGTCCCCTTCCCCGGCCGAAGCGCCTGACACCAGCCACCGGCCGAACGGGGGCGACGGGCCGAACGGGGGTGACGGACCGGACACCGAGGTGACTGCCCGGCTGTCCCGGGGCCCGGCTCGACGGCCTGCCCTCCGCACCGGCACACTGGTCCGATGTCCGCCTTCGGAAGCCTGGTCCGCCGCCTCGGCCACCAACGATGGTTCGCCGCCACCGGCCGGTTCCTGGTGCCCGTCGACCGCCTGGTGGGGCGGCTCACCCGAGGTCGGGTGGTCGGCCTGGGACTCGTACCGTCCCTGATCATCACCACCACCGGCCGCAAGTCCGGGCAACCCCGCAGCAACCCACTGGTGTGCGTCCGCGACGGCGACGGGTTTGCGGTGGTCGGCTCGAACTGGGGGCAGCGCCACCAGCCGGCCTGGGTGCTCAACCTGATGGCCGACCCGGCGGCCACCGTCACCCTCAAGGGCCGCGACATCCCGGTACGGGCACACTTGGCCACCGGGGCGGAGCGGGACCGGCTGTGGCAACTGCTGATCACCCGCTGGCCGGCCTACCAGACCTATGTGGAGCGTGCTGATGGTCGGCAGATCCGGGTGTTCCGGCTCGCACCGGTGACCGACACGTCTTCCACGGAGGACGACGGTCGTCGATAATCCCGGGCATGCGTAGGCAGGCACGGCGACCCGTAACGCCAACGGAACCGTCCACAGGGGCGGAGGATCCAGCCCCGTCACCGCCGGAGCGGAGAAGCCCACCCCCGATTGCCCGGACCGCACTGGCCACGGTTGCCGGACTCACCGTCGTCGTGTTGCTGGCCGTCGCCGGCCGGTACGGCTACCACCGGGACGAGCTCTACTACCTGTTCGCCGGGCGGCACCTGGCCTGGGGCTACGACGACCAGCCGCCGCTGCTGCCGGCACTGGCCCGACTGACCGACAGCCTGTCGGGTGGTTCGCTGACCGCACTACGGCTGCCCACCGCCGGAGTCGTCGGGCTCACGGTGTTGCTGGTCGGCCTGCTCACCCGCGAGATGGGGGGCGATCGCCGGGCGCAACTGCTCGCCGCGATCACCTGGGCCACCACCGGCGTCACCCTGGTCTCGGGTCACCTGCTCAGCACCACGCCGTACGACATCCTGTGCTGGACCATGATCGCCTGGCTGGTGGTCCGGTGGCTGCGTACCCGCCACGACCGGCTGCTGCTGGCGCTGGGTCCGGTGCTCGGGATCGGGTTGCAGGCCAAGAGCCTGCCCCTGCTGTTCGTCGCGGCCCTCGCCGTCGCTGTCCTGGTCAGCGGTCCACGGGAACTCCTGCGCCGGCCGGCGTTGTGGGTCGCGGCGGCCATCGCCGTCGCGCTGTGGGCACCGAACCTGTGGTGGCAGGCCACCCACGGCTGGCCACAGCTCGAGATGTCCGAGGTGATCCGGGCGGATACCGACGGTCCGCTCGGGGTGCTCGCATCGCAATTCCTGATCATGGGGCCGCCGCTGGCGGTGATCTGGATCGCCGGACTCTGGCGGCTGCTGCGTACCGCTGACGCCCGGCCGTACCGCTTCCTTGGCTGGGCATACCTGATCGTGCTCGGCCTGACCCTGGCCACCGGTGGTCGGGAGTACTACCCGGCCGGGGCGTACCCGGCGCTCTTCGCCGCCGGGGCGATCGCCACCGTCGGTTGGCTCGCCCGGGGCGACCGGGCCCGGCGGGTGGCGCTGGCCGGTGGCCTGGTCGTGAACGCCGTGGCCAACGTCGCCATCGCGCTGCCGATCTACCCGGTCCGGGTAATGCCGCACACGCCGCAGGCAATGATCAACTACGACGCCGGTGAGACCATCGGCTGGCCGGAACTGGTCGCCACGGTGGCGGACGTCCACCGGTCGCTGCCCGCCGCCGAACAGGCCACCGCCGTCATCCTGACCAGCAACTACGGCGAGGCCGGCGCGATCGACAAGTACGGACGACCGCTCGGACTGCCCACCCCGTACAGCGGTCATCTGAACTTCTGGCGGTGGGGTCCCCCGGCGGACAGCACCACCGGGCCGGTGATCGCCGTCGGCGAGCGGGTCGGCCGGCAGTTGGCCCCGCACTGCGGCTCGGCGACCGTGGTGGTCGCCCGCCACGACAACGGGTACGGCGTGGAGAACGAGGAGCAGGGCGAGTCGATCTGGCTCTGCCGAGGGCTCGACCGTCCCTGGTCACAGCTCTGGCCGGAGCTACGCCACCTCGGCTGAGACTCCGTGTCGCGAGCGAATCAGGACACCGGCCCGAACTCGAACGTCGGCTCGAACTCGAACGTCGACTCGATACCGGACGTCGGCTCAGCCGATCGCGCCGCTGACCCCAATCAGCTTGCCCACCCCGTACGTGATGATGGCGGCGGCCCCACCCAGCAGCAACTGCCGGGTGCCGCTGATCCACCAGCTCCGGTTGGTGTAGCGAGCAACGATGGCACCTGCGGCGAAGAGGCCGAGACCACCGACGGCGAGCGCCAACCACAGGTTGGTGAAGCCGAGCAGGTAGGTCGCCAGCGGGATCAACGCCCCGATCGAGAAGCACACGAACGAGGAGATGGCCGCTGCCCACGGGCTCGGCTGGTCATCCGGGTCGACGCCCAACTCTTCGCGGACGTGTACCCGCAGCGCCTCCTCCGGGTTGTTCCTGATCACCGTCGCGACCTCTTCGGCCAGGTGCCGGGGCAGGCCACGCTTGACCCACATGTCGGCCAGTTCCTGCGCCTCGGCCTCGGGGTGGCGCTCCAACTCGCGGCGTTCCTTGGCCACCTCGGCGGCCACCTGCTCGTTGGCCGAGCGGACGCTGGTGTACTCCCCCAGGCCCATCGAGATGGCCCCGGCGACCAGCCCGGCAACGCCGGTCAGCACGATGTTGCGCGGCGAGACACCGCCACCACCCACCCCGGCGATCAGCGCGATGTTGGTGACCAGGCCGTCCATCGCCCCGAACACGGCCGGCCGAAGCCAGCCGCCGGAGACGTCGGCGTGGTGGTGCTCGATCAGGGCCGCAGGAGTTTCGGTCATCATGGCAGGGTCAGGATCTCGTGGCCGTCCTCGGTGACCACGATGGTGTGCTCGAACTGTGCCGTCCACCGGCGGTCCTTGGTGACCACCGTCCAACCGTCGTCCCACATGTCGTACTCGTAGGTGCCCAGGGTGATCATCGGCTCGATGGTGAAGGTCATCCCCGGCTCCATCACGTCGGTGGGCCGCGGGCTGTCGTAGTGCGGCACGTAGAGGCCGCTGTGGAAGGACTCGCCGATGCCGTGGCCGGTGAAGTCGCGAACCACGCCGTAGCCGAACCGCTTCGCGTACGACTCGATCACCCGGCCGATCACGTTGATCTGTCGGCCCGGGGCGACCGCGCGGATGCCCCGCATCATCGCCTCGCGGGTGCGCTCGACCAGCAGGCTGACCTCCTCGGCGACCTCACCGACGCAGAAGGTGGCGTTGGTGTCGCCGTGCACCCCACCGATGTACGCCGTGACGTCGACGTTGACGATGTCGCCGTCCTGGATCACCGTCGAGTCCGGGATGCCGTGGCAGATCACCTCGTTGAGGCTGGTGCAGCACGACTTGGGGTAGCCCTTGTAGCCGAGGGTCGACGGGTAGGCACCGTGGTCGACGAGGAACTCGTGCACCACCCGGTCGATCTCGTCGGTGGTGACGCCCGGCTTACAGTGCTCCCCGGCGAGCTGGGTGGCCTGCGCGGCGAGCCTGCTGGCGACCCGCATCTTCTCGACCGTCTCGGGCGTTTGTACGTGCGAGCCGCGCCACTCCTTGGGCCGCTTCTTTCCCACGTACTCCGGTCGGACGATGTGGGACGGCACCGGTCGCCATGGCGAGAGCGTTCCTGGGGTGAGTGGCGCGCGGACGGTCATGCCGCCAGCCTATCGCCGCCCACCCCGCCCCCTGCGAAGGAAGGGTCTCTTGTTGTCGCTTTCTGCCTTGGCAGGAGCCCTTCCCAACAAGGCAGCCCACTCACAGCGGGGTGACGTACGCGCCGGTGATCCCACCGTCGACGACGAACTGGGCAGCGGTCATGAACGACGCGTCGTCGCTGGCCAGGAAGGCCACGGCAGCGGCGATCTCGGCCGGCTCACCGAACCGGCCCATCGGCACGTGCACCAGCCGGCGGGCGGCCCGCTCCGGGTCCTTGGCGAACAGGTCGAGCAGCAGCGGGGTGGCGATCGGCCCCGGGCACAGCGCGTTGACCCGGATGCCCTCCCGGGCGAACTGGACGCCCAGTTCCCGGGTCAGTGCGAGCACCCCGCCCTTGCTGGCGGTGTACGCGATCTGCGACGTGGCCGCACCCATCAGCGCCACGAACGAAGCGGTGTTGATGATCGAACCCTTGCCCTGCCGTTGCATGTGCGGAATCGCGTACCGGCAGCAGAGGTAGACGCTGGTCGTGTTGACCCGGATCACCCGTTCCCACGCCTCCAGACCGGTGACCAGGATCGAGTCGTCGTCCGGCGGCGAGATGCCGGCGTTGTTGAAGGCGATGTCGACCCGGCCGTGCCGTTCGGCCACCCCGTCGAACAGCTCCCGCACCTGGGCCTCGTCGGCCACGTCACAGGCCACGAACTCGCCACCGACCTCCTCGGCGGCGGCCTGCCCGGACCCGGCGTCGATGTCGACGCACACCACCCGCGCGCCTTCGGCGGCAAACCGCCGTACGGTGGCCAGCCCGATCCCGCTGCCTGCCCCGGTGACCACCGCCACCCGGTCCGCCAGTCGATCCCGCACACTCACTCCCCGGTCACTCGTCGGTTGCGATGAAGACGTTCTTGACGTCGGTGAAGGCGTGCAGCGCGTCCGGTCCGAGTTCCCGGCCCAGGCCGGACTGCTTCATCCCGCCGAACGGGGTCCAGTAGCGCACCGACGAGTGGGAGTTGACGCTCAGGTTGCCCGAATCCACCGCGCGGGCCATCCGGAGCGCCCGGCCCACATCCCGGGTCCAGATCGAGCCGGAGAGGCCGTACTCGGTGTCGTTGGCCAGGGCGACGGCCTCGGCCTCGTCGTCGAAGGGCAGCACCGAGATCACCGGGCCGAAGATCTCCTCCCGCCAGTGCCGGTCGGCCGGTGACCGGGCGAGTAGGACCGTCGGCGGAAACCAGAACCCGTCGCCGGCCGGGCACGAGCCGGTGAAGGCGGTCTCCGCCTCCGTCACGTACGACGCGACCCGGGTCCGCTGGCCAGCCGAGATCAGCGGGCCCATCTCGGTGGACTCCAGCGTCGGGTCGGCCACCCGGATGCCGCGTACCGCTGGTTCCAGCAGCGCCAGAAACCGGTCCAGGACCGGGCGCTGGACCAACAAACGGGTACGGGCGCAGCAGTCCTGGCCGGCGTTGTCGAAAGCGGCGTACGGCGCACTGGCCGCCGCCCGTTCCAGGTCGGCGTCGGCGAAGACGATGTTGGCGCTCTTGCCGCCCAACTCCAGGGTGACCCGCTTCACCTGGGCGGCGCAGCCGGCCATGATTCGCTTGCCGACCTCGGTCGAGCCGGTGAAGCACAGTTTGCGGACCTCGGGATGGCTGACGAAGCGCTCCCCCACCACCGCACCCCGTCCCGGCAGTACGGTGAGCACGTCCTCGGGCAGGCCGGCGTCCCGGGCCAGCTCGCCGAGTCGGATCGCGGTCAGCGGGGTCAACTCGGCCGGTTTGAGCACCACCGTGTTGCCGGCCGCGAGCGCCGGGGCGAACCCCCAGCCGGCGATCGGCATCGGGAAGTTCCACGGCACGATCACCCCCACCACCCCGAGCGGCTCGTGGAAGGTGACGTCCACCCCGCCCGGTACGGGAATCTGCCGGCCGGTCAGCCGCTCCGGTGCCCCGGCGTAGTAGTCGAGTACGTCGCGGACGTTGCCCGCCTCCCAGCGGGCGTTGCCGATGGTGTGCCCGGCGTTGCGCACCTCCAGCCGGGCCAACTCCTCGATGTGCGCGTCGACCTCGGCGGCGAATCGGCGCAGCAGACGGGCCCGGTCGGCCGGGGACACCTTCCGCCAGGTGTCGAAGGCGGTACGGGCGCGGCTGATCGCGACGTCGGTCTCCTCAGCCGTGGTCGCCGGCACACTCGTCACGGACTGCCCGGTGGCCGGGTCGACCACTTCGATCGACGGCTGCGCCTGCATCTGCTCAGCGGCATGCAACACCACTTCAGAGGCGCTCGGATCCAGTTCAGAGGCGTTCGAAGCCACGGAACATCTCCCAGTCGGTCACTGCCGCGTCGAAGGCGGCCAACTCCACCCGCGCGTTGTTGGCGTAGTGCGCGACCAGCTCGTCACCGAAGGCGGCCCGCGCAATCGGCGACTCCTCCCACCGGGCGAGCGCGTCCCGTAACGTCCCCGGCACCCGGGGCGCGGTCGTGTCGTCGTACGCGTTGCCGTTGAACTCGGGTTCCAGCGGGAGGTCCTGTTCGATGCCGTGTACGACCCCGGCGACCAGCCCGGCCAGCGCCAGGTACGGGTTGACGTCGGCCCCGGGTACCCGGTTTTCTACCCGCAGTCCGGGCCCGTGACCGACCAGCCGCAGGGCACAGGTGCGGTTGTCGGTGCCCCAGCGCAGCGCGGTCGGGGCGAACGAGCCCGGCTGGTAACGCTTGTAGGAGTTGATGTTCGGGGCGAACAGCAGACTGAAGTCCCCCATGGTGGCCAGTAGTCCGGCCAGCGCCCGCTGCCCGACCTCGGTGAGCCCCGCTCGGCTGGCCGACGAAGCGGGCAGCCCCGCCCCGCCGGCCGACGAAGTGGGCCGTCCCGGCTCGCCCCTCAAGGAACCGGGCAACACCGGCTGGCCGTCGATGGACCGTAACGAGAAGTGGATGTGGCAGGAGTTGCCCTCCCGGGCGTTGGGCTTGGCCATGAAGGTGATCGCCATACCCTCCTGCGCGGCGATCTCCTTTGCCCCGTTCTTGTAGATCGCGTGGTTGTCAGCGCAGGTCAACGCGTCGGCGTAGCGAAAGGTGATCTCGTGCTGGCCGAGGTTGCACTCGCCCTTGGCGGCCTCGGGCACCAGCCCGGCCCCGGCCATCTCGACCCGGATGCGGCGCAGCAGCGGCTCGACCCGGGCGGTGCCCAACAGCGAGTAGTCGACGTTGTAGAGGTTGGCCGGGGTCAGGTCGCGATAGCCGCGCCGCCAGGCGTCCTCGTACGAGTCGCGGTAGAGCACGAACTCCAGTTCGGTCCCGGCGAAGGCGGTCAGCCCGTGTCGGGCGAGCCGGTCCAGTTGTTGGCGCAGGACCTGCCGGG is a window of Micromonospora polyrhachis DNA encoding:
- a CDS encoding YlxR family protein, which codes for MVRRAWPVRTCVGCRRRAPAHELLRIVAVSDGAGYSLRPDPARRLSGRGAHLHPEPACLALAQRRRAFGRALRITGVPDMGELTRHIDALATTPDHPTGRGSHSKQGRTTDMSTR
- the nusA gene encoding transcription termination factor NusA, coding for MNIDLAALRALEREREIPLDTILAAIESALLTAYRHTEGAQAHARVEIDRKTGVALVYAQEVDEEGTVVREVDDTPHDFGRIAAMTAKQVILQRLREATDEVHFGEYVGRDGDLVTGVVQAHEARAEKGIVSVDLGKVEAVLPQSEQVPGERYEHGERIRCVVVHVAKGLRGPQITLSRTHPNLVKKLFALEVPEIADGTVEIAAIAREAGHRTKIAVRSTVPGVNAKGACIGPMGQRVRAVMSELHGEKIDIIDWSEDPANFVGNALSPAKALRVEVVDAASRTARVTVPDFQLSLAIGREGQNARLAARLTGWRIDIRPDVEQTAGSVPNASRGGADHVPEPGGAISAG
- the infB gene encoding translation initiation factor IF-2, which gives rise to MAGKARVHELAKELGVESKTVLAKLKEMGEFVKSASSTVEAPVARRLRGAFVASSGSGSPAPTAPPAAAPATTPTPPPPSPGEPRISAKPGPPRRPGPPPAKPKGPVPGPPSGTAAPAKPASAHDIEVAAAEARAAALKAEQEAAVKAAQAARQRDTVRREPPADGTSRPKPGPGAIPPRPGSPAAAPRPGTPGAPTPGPGRSGGRPPARSGGNNPFGITPGGQRPAASGGPRPNPASMPPRPSPASMPPRPSPASMPSQRPGRPGGPGAGTGRPGGGGAGRPGGGGGGGGYRGGPGGGGGGGGYRGGPGGAGGGGGYRGGPGGAGGGGGYRGGPGGGAPAGAGAGGAGRPGGGGRGRGGGAAGAFGRPGGKPARGRKSKKQRRQEFDNLSAPTMSSGAPRGQGQVVRLSRGASLSDFADKINANPGSLVQEMFNLGEMVTATQSCSDDTLLLLGEHLGFDVQIVSPEDEDRELLAQFNIDLDAEVAEDRLVSRAPVVTVMGHVDHGKTKLLDAIRKANVVAGEAGGITQHIGAYQVHVPHEGIDRAVTFIDTPGHEAFTAMRARGAQVTDIVVLVVAADDGVMPQTIEALNHAKAADVPIVVAVNKVDKPEANPDKVRQQLTEYGLVAEEYGGETMFVNVAAKPGIGIDELLEAVLLTADASLELTAPIDGPAQGVAIEAHLDKGRGAVATVLVQKGTLRAGDSIVAGGAHGRVRAMLDENGNPVAEAGPSRPVMVLGLTAVPGAGDTFLAAEDDRTVRQIAEQRQARRRAASFANSRGRATLETLMEQLKEGEKTSLNLVLKGDGSGSVEALEDALFKIDIPEEVQLRIIHRGVGAITESDVNLASASTEAVTIIGFNVRASNKVREMADREGVEIRYYTVIYQAIEEIDAALKGLLKPEYEEVGLGSAEIRDVFRSSKIGNISGCIVRSGVIRRNAKARLLRDGAVVADNLTISSLKRFKDDATEVREGFECGLTLGSYNNVQVGDVIETFEMREKPRS
- the rimP gene encoding ribosome maturation factor RimP, whose product is MTQRGRAAARPAAGPRAGGRPRSDLGARRARLRAVIEPVVNAAGYDLEDVSVTRAGRRHVVRVIVDGDGGVSLDAVAEVSRAVSAALDTAEETGGDLVAGEYQLEVSSPGVDRPLTLPRHWRRNVGRLVKVTARGAGGVPGQRAADQPSTDRQITARVIAADDDRVVFDLDGQQDEWTYPDLGPGRVQVEFSRLDTVADEDLDEFDDFDDDEDVEGEER
- a CDS encoding ferritin-like domain-containing protein — its product is MNQQLATALAAEHAAIFAYGAIGVRLSGAARREARAAETAHRNRRDTLVTLLTREGATPPAPEPAYTLPFPVTDRASALRLAITVEERTAAAWRAALPTTTDTERAEALTGLTDCAVRATRFRKQAGVTPATVPFPGRSA
- a CDS encoding nitroreductase family deazaflavin-dependent oxidoreductase, which produces MSAFGSLVRRLGHQRWFAATGRFLVPVDRLVGRLTRGRVVGLGLVPSLIITTTGRKSGQPRSNPLVCVRDGDGFAVVGSNWGQRHQPAWVLNLMADPAATVTLKGRDIPVRAHLATGAERDRLWQLLITRWPAYQTYVERADGRQIRVFRLAPVTDTSSTEDDGRR